One Streptomyces lincolnensis genomic region harbors:
- a CDS encoding crotonase/enoyl-CoA hydratase family protein — translation MPVRTEREGHVTTVVLSRPAVRNAVDGPTAAELTAAFRRFEADEEARVAVLWGEGGTFCAGADLKALGTERGNRVAEDGDGPMGPTRLRLSKPVIAAVAGHAVAGGLELALWCDLRVAEEDAVFGVFCRRWGVPLIDGGTVRLPRLIGTSRALDMILTGRPVPAPEAYGMGLANRVVAPGTARAEAERLAAEIARFPQSCLRGDRASVLDQEGLEETPAMRSELRHGMDVLTESLEGAARFASGAGRHGSFTDL, via the coding sequence ATGCCGGTCCGCACCGAACGCGAGGGGCACGTCACCACGGTCGTCCTCTCCCGCCCCGCCGTCCGCAACGCGGTGGACGGCCCGACCGCCGCCGAACTCACCGCCGCCTTCCGCCGGTTCGAGGCCGACGAGGAGGCCCGGGTGGCGGTGCTGTGGGGCGAGGGCGGCACGTTCTGCGCGGGCGCGGACCTCAAGGCACTCGGCACCGAGCGCGGCAACCGGGTCGCGGAGGACGGCGACGGTCCGATGGGGCCGACCCGGCTGCGGCTGTCCAAGCCGGTGATCGCCGCGGTCGCGGGCCACGCCGTGGCCGGCGGCCTGGAGCTGGCGCTCTGGTGCGATCTGCGGGTCGCCGAGGAGGACGCGGTCTTCGGGGTGTTCTGCCGCCGCTGGGGCGTCCCCCTGATCGACGGCGGTACGGTACGACTGCCCCGGCTGATCGGTACGAGCCGCGCGCTGGACATGATCCTCACGGGACGGCCGGTACCGGCCCCGGAGGCCTACGGGATGGGCCTCGCCAACCGGGTCGTGGCCCCCGGTACCGCCCGCGCCGAGGCGGAGCGGCTCGCCGCGGAGATCGCCCGCTTCCCGCAGTCCTGTCTGCGCGGCGACCGGGCCTCCGTACTGGACCAGGAGGGCCTGGAGGAGACACCCGCGATGCGGAGCGAACTCCGGCACGGCATGGACGTGTTGACGGAGAGTCTGGAGGGCGCCGCGCGGTTCGCCTCGGGCGCGGGACGGCACGGGTCCTTCACCGACCTGTGA